One region of Podospora bellae-mahoneyi strain CBS 112042 chromosome 1 map unlocalized CBS112042p_1.2, whole genome shotgun sequence genomic DNA includes:
- a CDS encoding uncharacterized protein (EggNog:ENOG503PQ76; COG:S) — protein sequence MKAVVILAFATLGLAGAVGKGHGGSGGGRGGPPGKGHGRPQPPKPTPIVCNPMDSCNREILGLGRKPIALETRSADCAEYLKVTVTGAQRTWTETIYTTSGQIATTPAPAPVVTAAPKPVPAYADECRRDDDYASACGCLSVNVTTTTVRAAPAYEYHFGPAENCDEIAVREIPECAHDCFNNLTPAWGCTGIRDMECQCGVNFQPIAMAMGECVLERCTQQEYNAVYPAGLNACRCAAASANLPQPTIIL from the exons ATGAAGGCTGTCGTAATTCTCGCTTTTGCCACCCTTGGCCTAGCCGGTGCCGTTGGAAAGGGACACGGAGGCTCCGGAGGTGGTCGTGGAGGCCCTCCCGGCAAAGGCCATGGGagacctcaacctcccaagCCTACACCCATAGTCTGCAACCCGATGGACAGCTGTAACCGCGAGATCCTCGGCCTTGGTCGCAAGCCCATCGCCCTTGAGACCCGCAGCGCCGACTGCGCTGAGTACCTGAAGGTCACCGTCACTGGCGCTCAGCGCACCTGGACTGAGACCATCTATACCACCTCTGGCCAGATCGCAACTACCCCTGCCCCGGCTCCCGTtgtcaccgccgcccccaaGCCTGTCCCTGCCTACGCTGACGAGTGCCGCCGTGATGATGACTACGCCTCCGCCTGCGGCTGCCTCAGCGTCaacgtcaccaccaccacagtccGCGCCGCGCCGGCGTACGAATATCACTTCGGTCCTGCCGAGAACTGTGATGAGATCGCCGTCCGCGAGATTCCCGAGTGTGCTCACGAttgcttcaacaacctcaccccgGCGTGGGGCTGCACCGGCATCAGAGATATGGAGTGCCAGTGCGGTGTCAACTTCCAACCTATTGCTATGGCCATGGGCGAGTGTGTTCTTGAGCGCTGCACCCAACAGGAGTACAATGCTGTTTACCCTGCTGGTCTCAACG CCTGCCGCTGCGCTGCTGCCTctgccaacctcccccagcctACCATCATTCTTTAA
- a CDS encoding uncharacterized protein (EggNog:ENOG503PCK1; COG:S) has translation MGSTHSTVANPARHFVTLAAFLSIICVLTCIFSHLRIRAEDNLQASTSGDHNYWTLYEGDITVWNALISNAYPHGRSLDLIHQGKLAVFMDVLTGNQSIAFSGNKNLMQTNVASLVLIRTVPVIETQGEWKWKEVAEESNYAEILSSIQKVGYEAIEVLFHLCVQSYNIRVDKGKQTTTVANSISTPTESSSGIFMDFTCADVQEIN, from the exons ATGGGGAGTACTCACTCTACTGTGGCGAATCCGGCAAGACACTTTGTCACCCTTGCAGCATTCCTGAGCATCATATGCGTCCTCACCT GTATCTTTTCCCATCTGAGGATTCGAGCGGAGGACAACCTTCAGGCTTCCACCAGTGGTGACCACAACTACTGGACTCTCTACGAAGGTGACATCACAGTATGGAACGCATTGATTTCAAATGCCTACCCACACGGCAGGAGTCTCGACCTTATACACCAGGGAAAGCTGGCGGTCTTCATGGACGTGCTAACTGGCAACCAGAGCATTGCGTTCTCAGGCAATAAGAATCTTATGCAGACAAACGTAGCGTCTTTGGTACTGATCCGCACAGTTCCGGTGATTGAAACGCAGGGAGAATGGAAGTGGaaggaggttgccgaggaaTCCAACTACGCGGAGATTCTCAGCTCGATCCAGAAGGTTGGCTACGAGGCTATCGAagtcctcttccacctctgtGTTCAGTCATATAATATCCGCGTAGACAAAGgcaaacaaaccaccaccgtaGCGAACTCTATATCGACACCGACTGAATCTAGCTCCGGAATCTTCATGGACTTCACATGCGCCGACGTCCAGGAGATCAACTAA